Below is a genomic region from Caulobacter rhizosphaerae.
GCCTGCTGGTCCGAGCCGATCCGCAGCGCCAGCGGCAAGGTGGTCGGCACCTTCGCCCTCTATCACCGCCAGTTGGCCAGGCCGAGCGAGGACGACATAGCGTTCATCGAGGCGGCGGCGGAACTGGCCGCCATCGCCATCGACCGTCAGCGGGCCGAGGACACTCTGATCGCCAGCGAGGCCCGCGCCCTGCGCGCCGCCCAGAGCGCCCTGGAGACGGCCAGCAACCTCACGACCTTCTTCGAGGTGTCGCTGGACATGCTGTGCATCCGCGACCTGGAGGGACGGTTCGTCAAGCTGAGTCGGGCCTGGGAGACGGTGCTGGGCTATTCGGTCGAGGAACTGCTGGGCGCGCCGCTGCTGCCCCTGTTGCATCCCGACGACGTCGCCGCCACCCAGGCGCACATGGCCCTGGCCAACGACTCGGGGGAGGTGGCCGGATTCGTGAACCGCTATCGCCGCCGCGATGGCGAGTATCGCCAGCTGGAATGGCGCGCGCGGCGGTCGGGCGAGCTGATCTTCGGCGTGGCCCGCGACGTCACCGAGCGGTTGCGCGACGAGGCCGAGATGGCCGCGGCCCGCCGCGCCGCCGAAGCCGCCAACCAGGCCAAGAGCGACTTCCTGGCCAATATGAGCCATGAGATCCGCACGCCGCTGAACGGCGTCATCGGCATCGCCGCGACGCTGAGCGACACGCCGCTGACCCCCGCCCAGCGCGAGATGGTCGACCTGATCCGCTGCTCCGGCGCCACGCTGGAGCGCCTGGTCTCCGACATCCTCGACGTCTCCAAGATCGAGGCGGGCCAGATGACCGTCGAGACCGGGGTGTTCGACCTCGACGCCGCCATCGACGGCCCGCTGGACGTCACCCGGCTGCGGGCCGAGGACAAGGGCCTGGTCTTCCGGATCGAGCGCGGTGAGGACGCCCGCGGGACCTTCCTGGGCGACAGCGTCCGCATCGGCCAGGTGCTCGGCAACCTGCTGTCCAACGCCCTGAAGTTCACCGACCGGGGCGAGATCGTCGCCCGGATCGAGGTCGAGACCGAGGGGGACCAGACGGTCGACGGCCAGACGGGCGTACGCCTGGTCCTGGAGGTCGAGGACACGGGCGTCGGCTTCGACGCGGCGCAGGGCGAGATGATCTTTCAGCGCTTCAGCCAAGCCGACTCGACGATCACCCGGCGCTTCGGCGGCACGGGCCTGGGCCTGGCGATCAGCAGGACCCTGGTCGAGATGATGGGCGGCGAGATCTCGGCCCGGTCGCGGCCGGGGAGCGGCAGCCTGTTCCGGGTGGTTCTGCCGCTGCAGCGGATCGAGGCCGCGGACCTCGCCCTGGCCGGCGAAGCCGGGGCCGGCCCGGCGCCGGCCGCCAGGCCCGAGGGGCTCCGCGTGCTGCTGGCCGAGGACCACCCTGTCAACCAGAAGGTCGTGCAGCTAATCCTGGAGCCGCATGGGGTCGAGGTCACTGTCGTCGACAACGGCGCCCTTGCCGTCGAAGCGTTCAGGACGGGCGGCTATGACCTGGTCCTGATGGACATGCAGATGCCGGTCATGGACGGCCTGGCCGCCACCCGGGCCATCCGGCGGCTGGAACAGCATGACCCCGCGGGCGCACCGATCCCGATCATCATGCTCAGCGCCAACGCCATGGCCCATCACCGCCAGGACGCCCTGCTGGCCGGCGCCGACCTGCACCTGGCCAAGCCGGTCACCGCGGCCGACCTGATCGGCGGAATTGGCCAGGCGCTGGACGAACGCGAGCGTCGCGCGGGCTGAAAACGGGCGGTCCGGCTTCACCTTTGGCCCGGCAGCGCCTAAATCGTGCGGCTCGCGGCGTTCGCGCCGACCGACCCTCCGCTCAAGGCCGCGCCGTGATCACCTTCGAAGACGTCTCCAAGACCTATGCCGGGCCTGGCGGGCGGGCGGGCGACCGCGCCGCCCTGGCGGGGGTCAGCCTGTCGGTCGCGCCGGGCGAGGTGTTCGGGGTGATCGGCGCCTCGGGGGCGGGCAAGTCCACCCTGATCCGGCTGATCAACGGCCTGGAGACGCCGTCGGGCGGCAAGGTGATCGTCGACGGCGACGACGTGGCGGCCTTGGGCGTGGAAGGGCTGAGGTCCTTGCGCCGCCGGGTCGGCATGATCTTCCAGCACTTCAACCTGCTGTCGTCCAAGACCGTGGCCGGCAACGTCGCCTTCCCGCTGAAGCTGGCCGGCCGTCCGGACGCCGAGGTCAAGGCGCGCACCGCCGAGCTGCTGGCGCGGGTGGGGCTGAGCGACTTCGCCGGCAAGTATCCGGCCCAGCTATCGGGCGGCCAGAAGCAGCGGGTCGGCATCGCCCGCGCCCTGGCCACCGGGCCCAAGGTGCTGCTGTGCGACGAGGCCACCAGCGCTCTGGATCCGGAGACCACCGAACAGATCCTGGAGCTGGTCTCGGGCCTCAATCGCGAGCTGGGCCTGACGATCGTGCTGATCACCCACGAGATGGACGTGGTGCGCCGGGTCTGCGACCGGGTGGCGGTGCTGGAGGCCGGCAAGGTCGTCGAGACCGGCCTCGTCGAGCAGGTGTTCCTGCATCCGGCCAGCGCCACGGCGCGGCGGTTCGTGATGGAGGCGGACGGTGTTCCCGGCGAGTCCGGCGCCGCGGTCGACGGCCGCGTGGTGCGCCTGACCTTCCGCGGCGAGGCGACCTACAGGCCCATCCTGGGCGCGGTGGCCCGCGAGACCGGGGTCGACTATTCGATCCTGGGCGGCCGCAT
It encodes:
- a CDS encoding ATP-binding protein, translated to MRLTSAHRAFRRTMTLIAGGNSLGTALLAIVQAVEAEDPSTVCSILLLDAEGEHLLVGAAPGLPDFYNQAIHGVQIGPSAGSCGTAAFTGRRVVVEDIQTDPLWLDYKALAAEAGVAACWSEPIRSASGKVVGTFALYHRQLARPSEDDIAFIEAAAELAAIAIDRQRAEDTLIASEARALRAAQSALETASNLTTFFEVSLDMLCIRDLEGRFVKLSRAWETVLGYSVEELLGAPLLPLLHPDDVAATQAHMALANDSGEVAGFVNRYRRRDGEYRQLEWRARRSGELIFGVARDVTERLRDEAEMAAARRAAEAANQAKSDFLANMSHEIRTPLNGVIGIAATLSDTPLTPAQREMVDLIRCSGATLERLVSDILDVSKIEAGQMTVETGVFDLDAAIDGPLDVTRLRAEDKGLVFRIERGEDARGTFLGDSVRIGQVLGNLLSNALKFTDRGEIVARIEVETEGDQTVDGQTGVRLVLEVEDTGVGFDAAQGEMIFQRFSQADSTITRRFGGTGLGLAISRTLVEMMGGEISARSRPGSGSLFRVVLPLQRIEAADLALAGEAGAGPAPAARPEGLRVLLAEDHPVNQKVVQLILEPHGVEVTVVDNGALAVEAFRTGGYDLVLMDMQMPVMDGLAATRAIRRLEQHDPAGAPIPIIMLSANAMAHHRQDALLAGADLHLAKPVTAADLIGGIGQALDERERRAG
- a CDS encoding methionine ABC transporter ATP-binding protein; protein product: MITFEDVSKTYAGPGGRAGDRAALAGVSLSVAPGEVFGVIGASGAGKSTLIRLINGLETPSGGKVIVDGDDVAALGVEGLRSLRRRVGMIFQHFNLLSSKTVAGNVAFPLKLAGRPDAEVKARTAELLARVGLSDFAGKYPAQLSGGQKQRVGIARALATGPKVLLCDEATSALDPETTEQILELVSGLNRELGLTIVLITHEMDVVRRVCDRVAVLEAGKVVETGLVEQVFLHPASATARRFVMEADGVPGESGAAVDGRVVRLTFRGEATYRPILGAVARETGVDYSILGGRIHRLRETPYGQLTLSLTGGDVEAAIARFQADGVRVDLVAETGR